The following are encoded together in the Glycine max cultivar Williams 82 chromosome 8, Glycine_max_v4.0, whole genome shotgun sequence genome:
- the LOC100527809 gene encoding putative metacaspase gives MAKKAVLIGINYPGTKAELKGCINDVWRMHRCLIDRYGFSEDDITVLIDTDESYTEPTGKNIRSALTRLIRSARPGDVLFVHYSGHGTRLPAETGEDDDTGFDECIVPSDMNLITDDDFREFVDGVPRECKLTIVSDSCHSGGLIDGAKEQIGTSTKGEGQQHSGSGSGFGLSSFLRRSVEDAIESRGVHIPSALRHHRHKHEHEADDDRDIELPHVDHGYVKNRSLPLSTIIDILKQKTGKNDIDVGKLRLSLYDIFGEDASPKVKKFMKVILNKLQQGDGGSGKQGGILGLVGSLAQEFLKQKIDSSDDGGYAKPAMETKVESKYEAYAGTSSAKPRLSDGGILMSGCQTDQTSADASPAGNSASAYGAFSNAIQAVIEESDGAVTNQEIVLKAREKLKRGGFKQRPGLYCSDDHVDGPFVC, from the exons ATGGCGAAAAAAGCCGTTTTGATCGGAATAAACTACCCGGGAACAAAGGCGGAGCTGAAAGGATGCATAAACGACGTGTGGAGGATGCACCGCTGCCTCATCGATCGATACGGTTTCTCCGAAGACGACATCACCGTTTTGATCGACACGGACGAATCCTACACGGAGCCCACGGGGAAAAACATTCGGTCAGCGCTGACCAGACTCATACGATCGGCGAGGCCGGGGGACGTGCTGTTCGTGCATTACAGCGGACATGGCACGCGCCTCCCCGCGGAAACCGGAGAGGATGATGACACTGGCTTTGATGAATGCATTGTTCCTTCTGATATGAACCTCATCACTG ATGATGACTTCAGAGAATTTGTAGATGGGGTCCCTAGAGAATGTAAGCTCACAATAGTATCAGATTCTTGCCATAGTGGTGGCCTAATTGATGGAGCTAAGGAGCAGATAGGAACTAGCACAAAGGGAGAAGGGCAACAACATTCTGGTTCTGGTTCTGGCTTTGGATTATCCAGTTTTCTTCGTCGCTCCGTTGAGGACGCCATCGAATCTCGTGGAGTTCATATCCCTTCAGCATTGCGCCATCATAGACACAAGCATGAACATGAAGCTGATGATGATAGGGACATTGAGCTTCCACATGTGGACCATGGCTATGTAAAGAATAGGTCATTGCCACTTTCTACCATCATAGACATACTCAAGCAGAAAACTGGGAAAAATGATATAGATGTTGGGAAATTGAGACTCTCGCTTTATGACATATTTGGGGAAGATGCTAGCCCTAAAGTGAAGAAGTTCATGAAGGTTATCTTGAATAAACTCCAACAAGGGGATGGTGGAAGTGGAAAACAAGGTGGAATCTTGGGGCTAGTGGGTAGTCTTGCCCAAGAGTTTCTCAAGCAAAAGATTGATTCAAGTGATGATGGTGGTTATGCAAAACCTGCCATGGAGACAAAGGTTGAAAGCAAATATGAGGCATATGCTGGAACAAGTTCAGCCAAGCCGCGCCTTTCAGACGGCGGAATTCTGATGAGTGGTTGTCAAACAGACCAAACTTCTGCTGATGCAAGTCCAGCAGGTAACTCTGCCAGTGCTTATGGAGCTTTTAGCAATGCAATACAGGCTGTGATTGAGGAGAGTGATGGTGCTGTCACAAATCAAGAGATTGTTTTGAAGGCAAGGGAGAAGCTGAAGAGGGGAGGTTTCAAACAACGGCCAGGACTTTACTGCAGTGATGACCATGTTGATGGTCCTTTTGTGTGCTGA